A single genomic interval of uncultured Desulfobulbus sp. harbors:
- a CDS encoding iron-containing alcohol dehydrogenase, translated as MLLDFSYSNPTIIHFGKEALNNLGGELASYGKTVLLVYGKNAIKKNGLYDQVIAILKEAGKTVVELSGVMPNPTYDKMQEGCALVCNHGVDLILAVGGGSVIDCAKGIAVSAYCEEEPFKKYWLDYQPLSNRTVPVASILTMAGTGSEMNGGSVITHEAMKIKGGRVFPPEVYPKFSILNPEYTYTVSQYQMVSGVFDTMSHLMEQYFCGNDNNTTDYLIEALLRSSIDNLRVALKNPEDYEARSNIMWNATMALNTLTGLSKTQDWEVHMIEHQLGAYTDCAHGMGLAAISLPYYRHIMPYGVDKFARFATVVWNIPAEGTSKDELAKAGIDALETFCKECGIVTSLRELGATEEMLPKIAESSVLLEGGYKKLSSNEILEILQECF; from the coding sequence ATGTTACTTGATTTTTCCTATTCCAACCCCACCATCATCCATTTTGGCAAAGAGGCGCTCAACAACCTGGGCGGCGAATTGGCCAGCTACGGCAAGACTGTTTTGTTGGTCTATGGCAAGAACGCGATCAAGAAAAACGGCCTCTACGATCAGGTGATTGCCATTTTAAAGGAAGCAGGCAAAACCGTTGTCGAGCTTTCCGGTGTCATGCCCAACCCCACATACGACAAAATGCAGGAAGGTTGTGCGCTTGTCTGCAATCACGGGGTGGACCTGATTCTGGCCGTGGGCGGCGGTTCCGTCATCGACTGCGCCAAAGGTATTGCGGTGTCCGCCTATTGCGAGGAAGAACCCTTTAAGAAATACTGGCTCGACTACCAACCGCTCTCCAATAGAACCGTACCGGTCGCATCCATCCTCACCATGGCCGGTACCGGTTCGGAGATGAACGGCGGTTCGGTCATCACCCACGAGGCCATGAAAATCAAGGGCGGCAGGGTCTTCCCTCCGGAGGTGTATCCGAAATTTTCCATCCTCAACCCGGAGTACACCTACACGGTTTCTCAGTATCAGATGGTGAGCGGTGTTTTTGATACCATGTCGCACCTGATGGAGCAGTACTTCTGCGGCAATGATAACAACACCACCGACTATCTCATCGAGGCCTTGCTCCGTTCCTCCATTGACAACCTGCGGGTGGCCCTCAAAAATCCGGAAGATTACGAGGCGCGCAGCAACATCATGTGGAATGCGACCATGGCGCTCAATACCTTGACCGGGCTGTCCAAGACCCAGGATTGGGAGGTGCACATGATCGAGCATCAGCTCGGTGCCTACACCGACTGCGCCCATGGCATGGGCCTTGCCGCAATTTCCCTGCCCTATTACCGCCATATCATGCCCTACGGGGTGGATAAATTCGCCCGGTTTGCAACGGTCGTCTGGAATATCCCGGCTGAAGGCACATCAAAGGACGAGTTGGCCAAGGCGGGAATCGATGCACTGGAAACATTCTGCAAGGAGTGCGGCATTGTCACATCGCTGAGAGAGCTTGGAGCCACCGAAGAGATGCTGCCCAAGATCGCGGAATCAAGCGTTCTCTTGGAGGGCGGTTACAAAAAACTGAGCAGCAACGAGATCCTTGAAATTCTGCAGGAGTGCTTCTGA
- a CDS encoding cupin domain-containing protein: METNLENSVIFDRGVVNPYGKYFSGTSYLNMLTLEGVITANVTFEPGCINNWHIHNADKGGGQILLVTGGRGYYQEFGKDARELRAGDVVVIPAGVKHWHGAAKDSWFVHIAVEVPGENGSNEWLEPVDKTEYAKLP, encoded by the coding sequence ATGGAAACCAATTTGGAAAACAGCGTTATTTTTGATAGAGGTGTGGTCAATCCCTACGGAAAATATTTTTCCGGCACCAGCTACCTCAACATGCTGACCCTGGAAGGGGTCATCACCGCCAACGTCACCTTTGAGCCCGGTTGTATCAACAATTGGCACATCCACAATGCCGACAAGGGCGGCGGCCAAATCCTGCTGGTCACCGGTGGCCGCGGCTATTACCAGGAGTTCGGCAAGGACGCCCGGGAACTGCGCGCCGGCGATGTGGTCGTCATCCCGGCAGGCGTCAAGCACTGGCATGGCGCAGCCAAAGACAGCTGGTTCGTGCATATTGCCGTGGAAGTCCCTGGAGAGAATGGTTCCAATGAATGGCTGGAGCCGGTAGATAAAACCGAGTACGCAAAGCTGCCGTAA
- a CDS encoding DUF362 domain-containing protein yields the protein MDKAKVYFTDFRTKAFGDGLPTKLKKLIKKAGIAQLNLEGKFVAIKLHFGELGNISYLRPNYAKAVADVVKKLGGKPFLTDCNTMYPGSRKNALEHLQCAWENGFTPLSVGCPIIIGDGLKGTDDIEVPVVGGEYVKSAKIGRAVMDADVFISLTHFKGHEMTGFGGAIKNIGMGCGSRAGKAEQHSGGTATIHEEKCRGCYTCFKECANNGLVFDAEAKKMRVNKENCVGCGRCLGACNFDAIEFADFAAVELLNRRMAEYTKAVVDGRPCFHISLIVDVSPNCDCHGENDVPILPNLGMFASMDPLALDQACVDACLKATPLPGSQLAINMAKAGFVDHHDHFTNSRPESEWRSCLEQAEKIGLGSREYELIVTK from the coding sequence ATGGACAAGGCAAAAGTCTATTTTACCGATTTCAGAACCAAGGCCTTTGGTGACGGCCTGCCGACGAAACTCAAGAAACTGATCAAAAAGGCCGGTATTGCCCAGCTCAACCTGGAGGGAAAATTTGTGGCCATCAAGCTGCATTTTGGTGAGCTTGGCAACATCAGCTACCTTCGTCCCAACTACGCGAAAGCTGTTGCCGATGTGGTCAAAAAGCTCGGAGGCAAGCCCTTTTTGACAGATTGCAACACGATGTATCCCGGAAGCCGTAAAAACGCCCTGGAGCATCTGCAATGCGCCTGGGAAAACGGGTTCACCCCATTGAGCGTCGGTTGCCCCATCATCATCGGCGACGGCCTCAAGGGGACCGATGATATCGAGGTGCCGGTCGTCGGAGGCGAATACGTCAAGTCGGCCAAAATCGGTCGCGCGGTCATGGACGCCGACGTCTTTATCAGCCTGACCCACTTCAAAGGGCACGAGATGACCGGTTTTGGCGGGGCCATAAAAAATATCGGCATGGGCTGCGGTTCACGAGCGGGCAAGGCGGAACAGCACAGTGGCGGCACGGCCACCATTCATGAAGAGAAATGTCGAGGCTGCTACACCTGCTTCAAAGAGTGCGCAAACAATGGGCTTGTCTTTGATGCGGAGGCCAAAAAAATGCGCGTCAATAAGGAGAACTGTGTCGGCTGCGGACGATGCCTGGGCGCGTGCAATTTCGACGCGATTGAGTTTGCCGATTTCGCGGCGGTCGAGCTGTTGAATCGGCGTATGGCCGAATACACCAAGGCGGTCGTTGACGGACGGCCCTGCTTTCATATTTCGCTGATTGTCGATGTCTCGCCCAACTGCGACTGCCATGGCGAAAACGACGTCCCCATTCTCCCCAACCTAGGTATGTTTGCCTCCATGGACCCGCTCGCCCTTGACCAGGCCTGTGTCGACGCCTGCCTCAAGGCGACCCCGTTACCGGGCAGCCAGTTGGCCATCAACATGGCAAAGGCCGGTTTCGTCGATCACCACGACCACTTCACCAACTCCAGACCGGAATCGGAGTGGCGCAGTTGTCTGGAACAGGCGGAAAAGATCGGCCTGGGCAGCCGGGAGTATGAATTGATAGTGACCAAATAA
- a CDS encoding cyclophilin-like fold protein, with amino-acid sequence MFIQVQTENVKRTVFKLNDSTAARELYAQLPLTIKVEDYSSNEKIFYPPKKLGTANTPLADAKAGTLAYFAPWGDVVMFYDRFGSYKGLYLLGEAVSGSEYISQMSGLIQVEKSEPLN; translated from the coding sequence ATGTTTATACAGGTACAAACAGAGAATGTAAAGCGAACGGTCTTCAAGCTCAATGACAGTACAGCCGCCAGAGAGCTCTATGCTCAACTCCCGCTGACGATCAAGGTGGAAGACTACTCCAGCAATGAAAAGATCTTCTACCCACCCAAGAAGTTGGGTACAGCAAACACTCCGCTGGCCGACGCCAAGGCGGGAACCCTTGCCTATTTCGCTCCCTGGGGAGATGTGGTGATGTTCTACGACCGATTTGGTTCGTACAAGGGGTTGTATCTATTGGGAGAGGCTGTGTCCGGCAGTGAGTACATCAGCCAAATGTCAGGCCTCATCCAGGTTGAAAAAAGTGAACCATTGAATTGA
- a CDS encoding MBL fold metallo-hydrolase, with product MLSVVLLVAALGVALGGMVMFKQPQLGELPQGKELNRVQQSPNYENGGFTNPIYTPLFAEGVNMLSVIRDNFFAKKKRLVPERVLPTRKVSLKSLDKDRDLLIWLGHSSWYVQLTGKRILIDPVLSAYAAPFSFMNKAFAGTSLYAADDLPEIDCVLISHDHYDHLDYATLLALKAKVKQVICPLGIGASLGKWGYEAAQIQEGDWSDRFLLGDGVWVHLLPARHYSGRMMAKNKTLWAGFALVSPQRRLFYSGDSGYGPHFAKIGQDFQGFDLVMLDCGQYDPRWPLIHMTPEEAVRAGKDLGSKALIPAHVGRFTIANHPWDEPFDCVLDASKGRGIHLLTPQIGELVHLDASQQIFDPWWKLQ from the coding sequence ATGCTCTCTGTTGTCCTTTTGGTGGCCGCCCTTGGTGTGGCCCTGGGAGGAATGGTGATGTTCAAACAGCCTCAACTTGGCGAGCTTCCCCAGGGGAAGGAACTGAATCGGGTGCAACAATCCCCCAACTATGAGAACGGAGGGTTTACCAACCCGATATATACGCCGCTCTTTGCTGAAGGGGTGAATATGTTATCCGTGATTCGGGACAATTTTTTTGCAAAAAAGAAGCGACTCGTCCCGGAACGTGTGCTGCCTACAAGGAAAGTCTCGCTGAAATCACTGGATAAAGATCGAGACCTGTTGATATGGCTGGGACATTCCTCCTGGTATGTTCAACTGACAGGCAAGCGAATATTGATCGACCCCGTGCTCAGTGCGTATGCCGCACCGTTTTCTTTTATGAACAAGGCCTTTGCCGGGACCTCGCTCTATGCTGCCGATGATCTGCCTGAGATTGATTGTGTGCTCATCTCCCACGATCATTACGATCACTTGGATTACGCGACACTCCTGGCTCTCAAAGCCAAGGTGAAACAAGTGATCTGTCCCTTGGGAATAGGGGCCTCATTGGGGAAATGGGGCTATGAAGCAGCCCAGATTCAGGAAGGGGATTGGTCGGATCGATTTCTGCTTGGCGATGGAGTCTGGGTGCACCTGTTGCCTGCCCGCCACTACTCCGGTCGGATGATGGCAAAAAACAAAACGCTATGGGCCGGGTTTGCGCTGGTCTCTCCCCAACGACGTCTGTTTTATAGCGGCGACAGTGGCTATGGACCACATTTTGCAAAGATTGGGCAGGATTTTCAGGGCTTTGATCTGGTGATGCTGGATTGTGGCCAGTACGACCCGCGCTGGCCCTTGATCCATATGACACCGGAAGAGGCGGTGCGCGCAGGCAAGGATCTTGGTAGCAAAGCCCTTATTCCGGCACATGTGGGCCGGTTTACAATTGCCAATCATCCCTGGGACGAGCCCTTTGACTGCGTTCTGGACGCAAGCAAAGGGCGCGGCATCCATCTGCTGACACCGCAAATCGGCGAGTTGGTCCATTTGGATGCGTCACAACAGATATTCGACCCCTGGTGGAAGCTGCAATGA
- a CDS encoding carboxymuconolactone decarboxylase family protein, with product MKATVLSLVCLCSLLLAGVSFGSEENRMKEKNGLNQRQQALVPIAAFTASGALDRLSPALVRGLEAGLTINEIKESLVQLYAYTGFPRSLNAIHAFMAVLDERKAQGIEDVVGKEASPVPADLDKNAYGAQVRAKLSGLEQDYSGAPYQLFAPVIDTFLKEHLFADIFARDVLTSQERELVTIAALANLTGAGGQLRYHLGGAMNSGLSAAQLHDFIRVLKRQVGEEQAKSADAILTEVLSGRQ from the coding sequence ATGAAAGCAACGGTGCTGTCCCTGGTGTGTCTGTGCAGTCTCTTGCTTGCGGGGGTATCCTTTGGTTCGGAGGAAAACAGAATGAAAGAAAAGAATGGATTGAATCAGCGGCAACAGGCCCTTGTCCCCATCGCGGCCTTTACCGCAAGCGGCGCGTTGGACCGACTTTCCCCGGCTTTGGTGCGGGGATTGGAGGCCGGATTGACCATTAACGAAATCAAAGAAAGCCTGGTGCAGCTCTATGCCTACACCGGTTTTCCCCGGAGCCTGAATGCGATCCATGCCTTCATGGCTGTGCTCGATGAACGCAAGGCACAGGGCATTGAGGATGTTGTCGGTAAAGAGGCGAGCCCCGTTCCTGCCGATCTCGATAAAAACGCGTACGGCGCCCAGGTGCGGGCCAAACTTTCCGGTCTTGAGCAGGATTACTCCGGAGCCCCCTATCAGCTTTTTGCCCCGGTGATCGATACCTTTTTGAAGGAGCATTTGTTCGCGGATATTTTTGCCCGTGATGTGCTGACATCCCAGGAACGAGAATTGGTGACCATTGCGGCCCTGGCCAACCTCACAGGTGCGGGGGGACAGTTGCGTTACCATTTGGGCGGTGCCATGAATTCTGGTCTGAGTGCAGCCCAGTTGCATGACTTCATACGTGTATTGAAGCGTCAGGTGGGAGAAGAACAGGCCAAAAGCGCGGATGCAATTTTGACAGAGGTCCTCAGTGGACGTCAGTAG
- a CDS encoding cupin domain-containing protein has product MKKRFLITLVATCVLVTGYAVANEALHKQKGAQVMYTAGTQKFFKGPAHLFTGDVDVQMLFPANETAHYSGAYVTFQPGARTNWHFHPAGQHMIVTSGVGLTGTRDGKILKFKAGDAIWCPANIDHWHGATPDAPMTHLVITGDLMGKNVIWKEQVTDAQYHGK; this is encoded by the coding sequence ATGAAAAAACGATTCCTCATCACCCTCGTTGCAACCTGTGTATTGGTGACGGGCTATGCGGTGGCGAACGAAGCCCTGCACAAGCAGAAGGGTGCGCAGGTGATGTACACGGCGGGAACGCAGAAGTTTTTTAAAGGTCCTGCCCATCTCTTCACGGGAGATGTCGATGTGCAGATGCTGTTCCCTGCCAATGAGACCGCCCATTATTCCGGGGCCTATGTCACCTTTCAGCCAGGGGCTCGAACCAACTGGCATTTTCATCCAGCCGGCCAGCATATGATTGTGACCTCCGGCGTTGGTTTAACCGGCACCCGGGACGGAAAGATCCTCAAATTCAAAGCCGGTGATGCCATCTGGTGCCCGGCCAATATCGATCACTGGCATGGGGCCACCCCTGATGCACCCATGACCCATCTGGTCATCACCGGTGACTTGATGGGGAAAAACGTCATCTGGAAAGAGCAGGTCACCGACGCCCAATATCACGGAAAATAA
- a CDS encoding flavodoxin family protein: MSKKIILVSSSPRKGGNSDLLCDEFMRGAREAGHDAEKIRLAEKEINYCTGCCSCIGNQGACVQQDDMNDIFQKLLASDALVLATPVYFRSMNGQMKTFLDRICPIYTRIRNKEIYYVIAAAGGSLPIESTVESFRVFTGCLSNIREKGVVSITGVWDAGGVKGSPAMDQAYAMGKNA, from the coding sequence ATGAGTAAAAAAATAATCCTCGTTTCATCGTCTCCCAGAAAAGGGGGTAATTCAGATCTTCTCTGCGATGAGTTCATGCGTGGTGCAAGGGAAGCGGGCCATGATGCGGAGAAGATCAGGCTGGCGGAAAAGGAGATCAACTATTGTACCGGCTGCTGCAGCTGTATCGGCAACCAGGGGGCGTGCGTCCAGCAGGACGATATGAACGACATCTTCCAAAAGCTCCTCGCCTCTGATGCCCTGGTACTCGCCACGCCCGTCTATTTCCGTTCCATGAACGGCCAGATGAAAACCTTTTTAGATAGAATCTGCCCGATTTATACCCGGATCCGCAACAAGGAAATCTATTACGTCATCGCCGCTGCCGGCGGTTCCTTGCCAATAGAGAGTACTGTCGAAAGCTTCAGGGTGTTCACCGGCTGCCTGAGTAATATCAGGGAAAAGGGGGTCGTCTCGATTACCGGTGTCTGGGACGCTGGTGGCGTCAAGGGATCGCCTGCCATGGACCAGGCCTACGCAATGGGAAAAAACGCCTGA
- a CDS encoding cyclophilin-like fold protein — translation MKNASSDKQNLLETAVALLIGNTVIPAVLHDCRASRDLFGRLPYSVRLQKYDHDYCGIMAQPLVFDEGDLRSGWINGDIAFAADGNYFAILYKDEEISGQYGNLVTLGRITVDPAIMDTLPGEIRVTIALKQA, via the coding sequence ATGAAAAACGCATCGTCGGATAAGCAGAATCTGCTTGAAACAGCAGTAGCCTTACTCATCGGTAACACGGTCATCCCCGCGGTGTTGCATGATTGTCGGGCTTCCCGAGATCTTTTCGGCAGATTGCCCTACTCGGTTCGTCTGCAGAAATATGACCATGATTACTGTGGCATTATGGCTCAACCTCTCGTTTTTGACGAGGGCGACTTGCGCAGCGGTTGGATCAATGGCGATATCGCTTTTGCTGCAGATGGCAATTATTTTGCCATTCTCTATAAGGATGAAGAAATCTCGGGGCAGTACGGGAACCTTGTCACCCTGGGGAGGATCACAGTTGATCCAGCCATAATGGATACGCTTCCGGGTGAAATACGTGTCACAATTGCGCTCAAGCAAGCATAA
- a CDS encoding DMT family transporter, with protein MHKKDTITGIWLILAAAVLWGTTGTAQAFSPAGYDPKVIGALRLVVGGVALLMLALSRRELGKIANWNKPLVFWAAVFTALYQLCFFAAVSRTGVAVGTIVGIGSAPVAGGLLGRLFCGDSLSRRWYLATLLAVCGCVLLSLNSGDVKVDLLGILLAIGAGSSYAIYSLMLKGLLKDHPPNAVMALVVCGGGMLLSPVLVNTDVNWLMQPRALAVVLHLGIATMALSYWLFARGLKKVQLSTTITLSLAEPMTAATLGIVVLGEQLTTSAFMGISLIIFGLVVLIARRSSPPRNNRFQRV; from the coding sequence GTGCATAAAAAAGATACGATAACAGGAATTTGGCTGATCCTGGCGGCAGCGGTACTCTGGGGCACAACCGGCACGGCCCAGGCGTTTTCACCGGCAGGCTACGATCCGAAGGTCATTGGGGCCCTGCGGTTGGTTGTTGGTGGGGTGGCGCTGCTCATGCTGGCACTTTCGCGCCGGGAGTTGGGAAAAATCGCGAATTGGAACAAACCGCTGGTGTTCTGGGCTGCTGTCTTTACGGCCCTTTACCAACTCTGTTTTTTTGCGGCTGTCTCCAGGACCGGGGTGGCCGTGGGCACCATTGTCGGCATCGGCAGCGCGCCTGTGGCCGGAGGATTGTTGGGGCGTTTATTCTGTGGAGATTCTCTGAGCCGACGTTGGTATCTGGCAACCCTGCTGGCGGTGTGCGGCTGTGTCCTGCTCAGTCTCAACAGCGGAGATGTGAAGGTCGATCTGTTGGGTATTCTGTTGGCCATTGGAGCCGGTTCGTCCTATGCGATCTATTCGCTGATGCTCAAGGGGCTGCTGAAAGATCATCCGCCCAATGCAGTTATGGCCCTGGTTGTCTGCGGCGGAGGGATGCTCCTGTCCCCTGTTCTGGTGAATACGGATGTCAACTGGCTGATGCAACCACGGGCTCTTGCCGTGGTTCTGCACCTGGGAATAGCGACCATGGCCCTGTCGTACTGGCTCTTTGCCCGTGGCCTGAAAAAGGTACAGCTGTCGACCACCATTACCCTGTCCCTGGCGGAGCCGATGACGGCAGCGACGCTTGGCATCGTTGTCCTGGGAGAACAGCTCACGACCAGCGCTTTTATGGGGATCAGTCTGATCATTTTCGGTCTGGTCGTCCTGATTGCAAGGCGGTCTTCACCGCCTCGAAACAACAGGTTTCAAAGAGTTTGA
- a CDS encoding diguanylate cyclase gives MRHWSTIYHGEENLLPIRKLIGSHPPQQTLIQVFCGISDMEKVYLLRSRLRELFPGVGIIGASSVGEIVNAQVAKHSAVISVSLFDHTRVKTVLIEQNDDLIAAGRSMGAAFEKSVPEALIVFGCGIKNGNFVNNLPFLKALHNTMGDVVLAGGLAGGHEAEKSRIFVFSEQGFVEEGFVAAGLSGDKLCIYTAYNLGWVPIGKNMTVTHSEGNRLYTIDNIPACEIYNHYLGFDVDPSALYYLNHFPLMTEKNSVRTTNSISTIHPDGSFELIQKIQTGEQVRFSFCDVSLQEESANQLNQKLAEYDPEAVFVYTCVSRMEIFGEDIAIDMEALKCCHNAAGFFTFGEYFTDSSKHPFHFQQTMTVLALSERDSCQIRCHTKSPPPLKSSESDLRRLQILKVLSHLVSSTTHELETTNQELAEQANKDGLTGLANRRLFDETLLERISEHNRSKSPLSLIMMDVDFFKQFNDLYGHVAGDDCLRGIAQVLKRTAKRTSDMAFRYGGEEFGCILAFTDHEGAVKVAEAIRRGVEHLKIPHERSTVNEFVTVSIGVLTVVNPSYQLLPQKLISDCDLLLYQAKEGGRNRVVDQIVSPPSQ, from the coding sequence ATGAGACATTGGAGTACGATTTATCACGGGGAAGAAAATCTGCTGCCGATACGCAAGCTCATTGGTTCCCATCCTCCGCAACAGACGTTGATCCAAGTTTTTTGCGGCATCTCCGATATGGAAAAAGTGTATCTACTCAGGTCTCGATTGCGGGAATTATTTCCTGGCGTAGGCATCATTGGCGCAAGTTCCGTGGGTGAGATCGTCAATGCGCAGGTTGCAAAGCACTCCGCTGTCATCAGTGTCTCGTTGTTTGATCATACCAGGGTAAAAACGGTGTTGATTGAGCAGAATGATGATCTGATAGCCGCGGGACGATCAATGGGCGCCGCTTTTGAAAAGAGTGTCCCGGAGGCACTCATCGTTTTCGGTTGTGGTATTAAAAACGGTAATTTTGTCAACAACCTCCCCTTTCTCAAAGCCTTGCACAATACAATGGGAGACGTAGTCCTCGCAGGCGGGCTGGCCGGTGGACATGAAGCCGAGAAGAGTCGAATTTTCGTCTTCTCGGAGCAGGGATTTGTGGAGGAAGGTTTTGTTGCGGCCGGACTGTCGGGCGACAAACTTTGCATCTATACAGCCTACAACCTGGGCTGGGTCCCCATAGGAAAAAACATGACGGTAACCCATAGTGAAGGCAACCGGCTCTACACCATCGACAACATCCCTGCCTGTGAAATATACAATCATTACCTTGGATTTGATGTCGATCCTTCTGCCCTTTATTACCTCAATCATTTTCCTCTTATGACGGAAAAGAATTCAGTCCGGACGACCAACTCAATCTCAACAATTCACCCGGACGGATCTTTCGAACTCATCCAGAAAATTCAAACCGGAGAGCAGGTTCGTTTCAGTTTTTGCGATGTCTCCCTTCAGGAGGAAAGTGCGAATCAGCTTAATCAAAAACTAGCGGAATACGATCCGGAGGCGGTTTTTGTCTACACCTGTGTCTCCAGGATGGAAATTTTTGGGGAAGATATCGCTATCGACATGGAAGCCTTGAAATGTTGTCACAATGCCGCAGGTTTTTTCACCTTCGGTGAATATTTCACTGACTCAAGCAAACACCCATTTCATTTTCAGCAAACGATGACGGTGCTGGCCCTGTCAGAGCGCGATAGTTGTCAAATCAGATGTCATACTAAATCTCCGCCCCCCCTAAAAAGCTCGGAGTCGGATTTACGCAGGCTGCAGATCCTCAAAGTCTTAAGCCATCTTGTCTCCAGCACCACCCATGAACTGGAAACGACCAATCAGGAATTGGCTGAACAGGCGAATAAGGATGGGCTGACAGGCCTCGCCAACAGGCGTCTTTTCGATGAGACCCTGCTGGAACGGATCAGTGAGCACAACCGCTCAAAAAGCCCCCTCTCCCTCATTATGATGGATGTTGATTTTTTCAAGCAATTCAATGACCTCTACGGTCATGTTGCCGGTGATGATTGTCTGCGAGGTATCGCTCAGGTTCTCAAGAGAACGGCCAAGCGTACTTCCGACATGGCCTTTCGTTACGGCGGAGAAGAATTCGGCTGCATTCTCGCTTTTACCGATCATGAAGGAGCGGTAAAGGTCGCGGAGGCCATTCGCAGAGGCGTAGAGCATCTCAAAATTCCCCATGAGCGATCTACAGTGAACGAGTTCGTAACAGTAAGCATCGGGGTATTGACTGTCGTCAACCCCAGCTATCAACTCCTGCCGCAAAAACTGATCAGTGACTGTGATCTCCTCTTGTACCAGGCAAAAGAAGGCGGCAGAAATCGGGTTGTCGATCAAATAGTTAGCCCCCCCTCACAATAA